Genomic DNA from Peribacillus simplex:
AGACCATTTCTTCACCTTTCCATTATCAACCCACAGTTTTTGAAGTTCTTCGACTGTTAGTGAATCGATGAATTCATTATCTTTATTGGCGACGATTGATATCCCGTCAAATGCCAGTTTCAATTCTGTATATTTAACTCCCTTTTCATCAAGTAAGGCACTTTCTTCTTCTTTCACCGGGCGGGATGCATTGGCTAGGTCCGTATCACCAGCGATGAATTTCTTGAATCCCCCACCTGTTCCTGACGATCCCACTGAAACCTTCACATCAGGCTGTGTACCCATATATTCTTCTGCAACTGCCTCCATGATTGGAAAGACCGTTGAAGAACCATCCGTAATAACTTCCCCCTTGAGTTGATCTGAAGCCGCTTCATTTCCTTTACCGCTGTTTGAAGTATCATTTGATCCACATCCAGCTGCCACTGCGATTACTCCACCCATTACTGCGGTCATAGCCATAAATTTGAAACGTCTCATTTGTAAATCCCCCTAAGAATTTTATATGAATATTTTGTCCTACTCTCACATCATACTTTCAGACTGTAAATTCCGTTTAAAGCATTTGTAAATGTTCAGTAAATAATTGTGTGTTATTTGTAAAGACGAAAGAACTGTCCTGATCTCGTTCTTAAAACACAAAAAAAACACGTTTTCGGTTTTACTCGAAAACGTGTTTTAACCTTTTATTCATTTTCCTGGCTTTCCCTAACTTCAGCCTGGTCCTTTTGAACGTCTTTACCATTCTCCACTTTCAAATCAGTCGAGGTTTCGGTATTTTCCTTTTCCTTCTCAGCCCGTTCTTTTTTCAGTTCGAAATAAGTATCCATAATTTCTTCACCTATCTCTTTACTCATGCTGTGGCCTGAATGTCCTTGGTATGCCCACGGAACAACGACCGCAAAAGCGACCTCCGGATTTTTAGCTGGGGCATAACCAACAAGCGTGATGTTCATCGTTTCTTGGGGCTCACTATAATCCATCCGGTTCGGACCGTCATAGAATGCTTCCGCCGTCCCGGTTTTAGCTGCCACTGTATACGATTTATTCCCAAAATAGGTATAAGCCGTTCCGCCTTGTTCCATCGCAACTTTATCGAAACCGCTCTGAACACGTTCAATCCACTCTTCCTTCATATCAAGACGATTAAGGACAGTCGGTGAAACGTCTTCGGCAACAGGTCCCAATTCCTCATTATTATCAACCGGATCGCGGATTTCCTTAACCATATGCGGCTTCATGCGGTTACCGCCATTCGCAATGGTTGATACATATTGCACGAGCTGCATTGGTGTGTACGTATCATACTGTCCGATAGCAAGGTCAAGCAGCTTACCTGGAGATGTTTCGGAACCTTTGAATCCGCTCATTTCATTCGGGAGATCAATTCCCGTGCGGACACCCAAGCCAAACTGGGCAAATGAATTCCGCATGGTCGAAAAGGCGCTTGAACTAATGTTCAACGGTTCATTCGGCACATAATGCGCACCTGCAATATTAATTGCCGTTCTGAACATATAAACGTTCGAAGATACTTTCAATGCGGTCAAATCATTTATGTTCCCGAAGTCACTATATGAACCTTTGGCCGGTGTACCTTTGATTTTCAACTTCGTATCATAAAAGTACGTACCCGGCTGGATCGCACCCTGCTGATAACCGGTTAAAACGGTAGCCCCTTTAACGGCAGAACCCATCGTATAGGAAGTCGTGATATTTCCCAATGCAAAGTCCTCAATCGAGGATTTTCCTGTTTTTGGGTCCTTCTCATATTTCTTGCCAGCCATCGTTAATACTTCCCCTGTATCGGGATCCATCATGACGACAAAGGCTCTGTCCAAGAATTTAGTGTTACCCATTTTTTTCTTGGCAATCAATTGCTTTTCAATGATTTCTTCTGTTGCAAGCTGTAAATCCATATCAACTGTCAATATAAGATCTTTTCCTCGCGAACCTTCAGTAATCACTTCGGAATCGACGACATTTCCTGATTTATCGGTCACATTCCTTACTTTCGCTTTCTGCCCTTGGAGGATATCTTCATATTGCGCCTCAATATAACTCTTACCTACACGGTCATTCCGGCTGTAATCACGTGCAAGGTAGTAGTTCAAGCTTTCACTGGGCAAACCTTCTTCAGATGAGGAAACTTTACCCAATACAGATTTAAGTGTTTTATTATATGTATAAAAACGATCCCAATCTGTAGATACATCGACCCCTGGAAGAGAATCAAGGTTTTCACTCACCTTGGCGAATTCTTCTTTTGTTACTTTCTTGTTTTTCACAATTTGCGGGGTAAGGGCATATCCGCTTGCAAATTCCCTGTAGATGGCAAGGACTTCCAGATCTTTTTTCGAAAGCTTCATTTCATCTAAAGTTATCCGATCAAGCTGAAGCTTATACAAATCACTTTCTTCCATCTCGCCCTCTGCCACTTTTTTCCGTTCTTTATCCGTAATCTTTTTCTCGGCCAGCTTTGGATTTTTCAAAATCCAAAAATCCTTTTTATCGCGCTCAGTCACTTTGTTTGTTTCCTTATCGATCAACTTCGCGAGTTTCTCAGCCGTTTCCACCATTTCCGTTTGTTTCGTACCTTGCTTTCGTGTATATGTAATTGCATCCAGTGGTTGGTTGTCGACCATCAATTTTAAATTCCGGTCATACATTTTCCCACGGGGCACCGAATTATTCACGGTCACTTCCTCTGTTCTTTCAATCTCACGCCGGTAATCATCACCATAAACAATCTGTACAACACCCAAGCGTAAAATTAAAGCGGAAAACAAAACAAACACTAAAAAGAAAAGAATATTCAATCTGAAAGGCACATGCGTCTTTTTCTTTTTCTTTTTATTCACACTAAGCCACACATCCTTTTTACATAGTCATAATAGGTCCTATACTATTCTATAGAACATTTATATTTTTTTCTACCTTAGTGTTCTAGAAATATTAAACATCTGACGAACTTTACATAAAAAGTGACTTACGGCTCATAAATTTTAAAACCGTAAGTCATGTATATTGAAAAGAGGCCTCTAAGGCCTCTTTTCAATCTTGGTCAATGATATCGATTTTCCGTACAAACCAATATATCACGGTATGCCCTGCACCGACGATTAACAGATAAATCGGCAGTAATTGCTTTAGGTCGAATAACATGACAGAAAGTATGAATCCTGATATGGATACAATCCTTCCAATATGAACGAACAGTTCCCTGACAACGATATATTCAATCCTCATTTCCGCTGCTTTCCAAGCGCGGCCTATAATGTCATAAGTCAATGATATATAAGGGACCAAAAGAATAGGATAAGCGGTAGCGACAATTGCCCCATAAATGAGAAGCTTCCCGAAAGTGATATCAAATGCAATCAATAAGACACCTGCATACAACAGGATTCCTCCAATAAGAATTGCTTTTTTTCGCATCGGCTGCTTTATATACCGTGAAGCAAAAAAATACGCAACGAATGATATGGCCGAATTTAACAGACCATAGCTCCCTAATGCAAGTTCACTATCCGTCTGAATGAAAACGGTAATCGAAATGATGAACATGAATGTGCCCTCTCGTATCCCTTGAAAAAAGTGAGCACGAGTAATTAAGAGCCAATTCCGATTATTTTTCCGTTCCTGCAATATCCGAAGGAAACAGTATCTGCCATGCGCTGGACGTCTTTTTAACGAAAAACTAAGAAACACCGCAACGGAAAACAATAGCAAAGACAATCCGAATACAATGGAATAACCCGTGAATTTTTCTAGCCTCGAAATGATGAACCCTGAAAGAATCGGACCGACCATGCCCCCAAGTGATGATAAAATCCCTAAAAAACCATTGAAGAAATCCCTTGTTTCCGGTTCAGTTATCTCAAAAGTCAATACATTATAGGCAAGCCAATAAAACCCATAACCGATTCCTAACAGTCCTCCAAGCAACCAAAGGAAATCCGTAGCCCGTGTGCCGACCAATAGGACCGATAAATAAAATAGGGCCAAAAAGATAACACCCAGACGCAAAACAATGATTCGATCAACCTTTTTCGCCAGCCTGCCAGCAAAGACAAAAGTAAGCGGTTGAAAAAGCACCACGGTTAGATTATATACGGCAATATCAACTATTTGACCGGATTGTTTCCACAAGTACACATTAACGAATGTATTGGATAAAGCAATACTTAGGCTGTACAGCCCGCCAATAAACAAAAGGAGGTGCAAATCCTTCTTCCCCCCCGCTTCACCCAACCATCTCTCTAAAATACCCATTGTTTTAACTCTCCTTTAAATTCCACTCTAGTGTTTGAAAAAACAAAAGAATTTATGTAAAAAAAGGTAAAGAAAACTCTTCGATTGGCGAAGACAGAGAAGTAGTTGCCCTTACACTGTTTTCCTTACAGGCCTTTTCTCTTAAATCAAGAACAGTGTAAAGAAAACTCTTCGATTGGCGAAGACAGAGAAGTAGTTGCCCTTACACTGTTTTCCTAAAAGGCTTTTTCTCTTAAATCAAGAACAGTGTAAAGAAAACTCTTCGATTGGCGAAGACAGAGAAGTAGTTGCCCTTACACTGTTTTCCTTACAGGCCTTTTCTCTTAAATCAAGAACAGTGTAAAGAAAACTCTTCGATTGGCGAAGACAGAGAAGTAGTTGCCCTTACACTGTTTTCCTTACAGGCCTTTTCTCTTAAATCAAGAACAGTGTAAAGAAAACTCTTCGATTGGCGAAGACAGAGAAGTAGTTGCCCTTACACTGTTTTCCTTACAGGCCTTTTCTCTTAAATCAAGAACAGTGTAAAGAAAACTCTTCGATTGGCGAAGACAGAGAAGTAGTTGCCCTTACACTGTTTTCCTAAAAGGCTTTTTCTCTTAAATCAAGAACAGTGTAAAGAAAACTCTTCGATTGGCGAAGACAGAGAAGTAGTTGCCCTTACACTGTTTTCCCTAAAGGTTTTTTCTCTTAAATCAAGAACAGTGTAAAGAAAACTCTTCGATTGGCGGAGACAGAGAAGTAGTTGCCCTTACACTGTTTTCCTAAAAGGCTTTTTCTCTTAAATCAAGAACAGTGTAAAGAAAACTCTTCGATTGGCGAAGACAGAGAAGTAGTTGCCCTTACACTGTTTTCCCTAAAGGCTTTTTCTCTTAAATCAAGAACAGTGTAAAGAAAACTCTTCGATTGGCGGAGACGAAGGGGATGTTCATGAATTTTGAGTGTTTACTCGTGAATTCGATGCTTTTACTCGTGAAATTCGGGCTTTTACTCGTGAAATTCGGGCTTTTACTCGTGAGTTTTGAGCTTTTACTCGTGAATTTGTGCGTTTCTCGTAATTTGCAGCTTTTACTCGTTAATTTCTTTCACTTCTTTTGGCGAAACAGCAATACGAGTTGCCTTAATATTGTTTTTCTTTAATGTTCCCATTCGGATAAAAGAAACAAAAAAAAGACAGGATTCCTTTTCACAAAAGGAATCCTGTCTTTTTTAATTACAAATTATTTTGCAGCACTGTAACGTTTTGCAACTTCATCCCAGTTTACAACATTCCAAAAAGAATTGATGTATTCAGGACGGCGGTTTTGGTAGTTTAAGTAGTAAGCATGTTCCCAAACGTCCAATCCAAGAATCGGTGTTTTACCTTCTGATAGTGGATTGTCTTGGTTCGGTGTGCTTGTTACTTCCAACTCGCCGTTGTTGACTGCAAGCCAAGCCCAGCCAGATCCAAAACGAGTAGTAGCCGCTTTAGCGAACTCTTCTTTAAAGCTGTCAAAGCTTCCGAATTTTGAAGTGATAGCATCCGCTAATTCACCAGTTGGTTGTCCGCCGCCGTTAGGTGAAAGGATTTCCCAGAATAAAGTGTGGTTAGCATGTCCGCCACCATTGTTGCGTACAGCTGTACGAGCAGCTTCAGGTACTGCGTCAAGGTTAGCGACGATTTCTTCAACGCTTTTGCTTAGAAGTTCTTGGTTGCCTTCTAGCGCATTGTTCAGGTTTGTCACATATGTGTTGTGATGTTTAGTGTGGTGAATGTTCATTGTTTCTTTGTCGATGTGCGGTTCTAATGCATCATATGCATACGGTAATTGTGGAAGTTCAAAAGCCATAATAAAATTCCTCCCTATGTAAGCTGTTTTTTTGAGGGCTTCAGTTCTCGAAAGATACCTAAAGCTCGCTAGCAATAGAGTATCAAATTTTTGTAACCGTTTCAAACCTTATGCCTCAATTTTTCATTTTATTTCCTATGAGAATACCACGAATATAAAATATCCAATCATCAGAAGTTGAATGATGCCTTTTGTGATTACGCTGCTTATAAAGCCTACTACGGAACCAAGGCCGATTTTTGAAGCAGTAACCGGGTCTTTTTTATGTACTATTATCTCAGCCAGGAATGCCCCGATGAATGGCCCTATTAGTATTCCGACGAACGGAATCACGAATGGCCCGACCAGAAGCCCGATCGTACTGCCCCAAATTCCCGCTTTCGTGCCGCCATACTTTTTGACCCCGACCATGTTCGCAATATAATCGGCTGCGAATAAAAGGATGACGAATAATATTTGGACCGTCCAGAAAAACCAGCCAAATGGTTCAAAAGAATAAAATAGTCCATATAACAGTATTCCGCCGAAAATGAACAAAACACTTGGGATGATTGGAAAAATCAGACCGACAAATCCCATTATGAACATGAGGGTAATTATTACCCAAAATAGTGTATCCATAACTAAAACGCCCCTTTCTCATTTCATTTATAATTTGACTTTATCTCTCCATAATTACCTCATTGCTTATGGTTGAAACCAATGAAGCGGAATACAGGTTGTTTTATTTTTCCCATATAGTTAAAATTGGTTAGGAATCTTATATAGTTAGGTGCTGAAAACATTGAACATATTCAAACAACTGTGGGTAAGCTTATATTCTCCTAAAGATATCGCTTCCTTTCAAAACCAAGGTATCGGGAAAACGATTTTATTCGTCTTCTTTATAAGTCTCATCGCCTTTCTCCCTTCAGCTTTTTATTTCGGTACAATGGTAGCTGACGGGATAGATGCCATGCACGAAACCGTATCCGAAGATTTACCGCCATTTGAAATCAAAAATGGCACGTTGACGACTGAAAACGATGAGCCATTTAGCCTTAATAAAAACGGATATCAAATTTTTGTAGATGGCACGGGAGCCTTGACCCCGGAAGAAGTAGCTGCGAAAGCTGATGAGGCTGTCGCGCTTTTAAAGTCTGATCTAGTTTTCGTATCCGGAGGCAACGTGCAATCTTCTCCATATTCAGTTCTGGAGGGAGATAATCAGGAAATATCCACATGGCTTGATTCAGTTGAATCTGTGCTGCCGATCATCCTTCCATTGCTTCTACTTATATTATACCTGTTTACTGCTAGCGGAATCTTCATTAAAGTGACAATCCTTGCCGCTTTCGGTCTTTTTTTCAAAAATGCTCTTGGCCGTCCTCTTTCCTATAGGCATCTTTGGAGAATCGGTGCATACAGCATAACGCTTGCCACCATATTCTTCACCATCATGGATGCTTTTCAGGCAATTGTACCATTCGCTTCCATCATTAGCTGGTTTGTGACATTGATGATGTTATATTTATCCATTAAAGAAACATCAACCAATAAGATCGGAAATTGACATTAAAAAGATTCGAACCCAGACTGTAGGCAAACTCGATGAGAATCAAGTTTGCCTACAGTCTTTTATGGATTTGTATAATCCTAACGTTGATCCAATCGACTTTGTTTTAAAATTTAGATGGAACTGAAATTTTAGGACAGGGTTCCTTTATGGTTTTTCACTGTTTTATTTATAACCTCTATGGATTGAAAAAATTTGTGACACTCCTGCCGAATAACTGGCTAGCCGAGACACCGCAGGCGCTTGCTTTGATGCGGCTTGGCGGACAGTCGGCGGAAAGGGAGCGGATTTCTGAAATCAGCTGGAACGTTTTTTAACTGATTTTGTAAAATTCGAACGTTCTATTCGAACGTAGGGCACTCACTCAATCGACTTTGTTTTAAAATTTAGATGTAACCTCATTTGTCTGCAAACTGAGATTCGCCACTTTGCTAAAAAATAAAATCGGGTATTCAAGCCTTTCCCTTATATGACTACAGTAATCATTTTTTATATCTACTTAATTCGACAAAATACTCACCAAGTTATTCCTATACTTATGGTTGAAATAGTATATTTAAGAGGTGATAGACATGAAGGAGAGTCATATTGATGTACAGTGGTTGTTACTCATAATTGAGGCAAAAAAGATTGGTCTGACCCCAAAGGAAATTCGCTCCTTTCTTAGCACACATTCAAATAATAAGGATATTACTCAGCCGGAATAGAAAATTTGATTGGTCCCTCTCACATTCCATTTGAAAAATCGCCCATTTTTAGGCATATTTTTTGCCCCCTCCAAGTATGATGAATTAAAGACAAGCTTGGGAGGATGGAAAATTGAAACGGCTACTGCTTTTTATCTCATTCTGTTTCACTTTATTTATTATTTATTTTGATTTGACAACGGGTACCCTGCCGGCTTCCCATCCACCGGCCTCTACAGGCGAAACGGCCGTGCCGGCCAGCAAGCCTGCATCCGCACCATCCGCCGCTTATAAAGAAATCACCATGAAACCCGGGGATACCTTACTCTCCATCGTTGAAACGGAAAAAGGCGGGTCCAACCAGCCAATCGAAACGATCATCGCTGATTTTCAAAGTTTGAATGAAGGTTTGAAGCCCGAAAATATGCAGATTGGCAAAACATATAAGATTCCCGTTTATAAATAACGGTCAAAAGGGATCCGCGCTCCCAATTAAAGGGATTTCCAAGCACCAGGTATATCCTGAAATAGGAAATGTCTCATATTGAAAAAAGTTTATGCGTCCTATTTCCTTGTCAAGCGGTATGTACATTGATACAATATTTCAGAGAAACAAATTAAAAATCAAAACTGATTTTTTCCTAAAGGAGAGAATTCCACTTGAGTGAAATCATACATCGCACCAAGACGCGGCCAATTAAAGTCGGAAACTTAACGATTGGCGGCAATAATGAAGTTATCGTACAAAGCATGACAACGACAAAAACACATGATGTTGAAGCAACTGTTGCAGAAATCCTTCGTCTTGAAGAAGCGGGATGTCAAATCGTACGTGTCGCCTGTCCGGATGAAAGGGCAGCTGATGCAATCTCTGAGATAAAAAAACGGATAAACATCCCTCTTGTAGTCGATATCCATTTCGATTACAAACTTGCTCTAAAGGCCATTGAAGGCGGAGCGGATAAAATCAGGATAAATCCTGGTAATATCGGACGCCGTGAAAAGGTTGAAGCAGTCGTGAAAGCTGCAAAGGCTAAAGGAATCCCAATCCGCATCGGGGTAAATGCCGGTTCCCTCGAGAAGAAAATCATCGAGAAATATGGCTTCCCGACAGCTGATGGAATGGTGGAAAGTGCTTTACACCATATCAAGATCCTGGAAGACCTCGATTTTCATGACATTATCGTTTCCATGAAGGCTTCCGATGTCAATTTAGCCATCGAAGCATATGAAAAAGCTTCAAAAGCATTCGATTATCCTTTACATCTTGGGATCACGGAATCAGGGACACTGTTCTCCGGGACCGTAAAAAGCGCTGCCGGCTTAGGTGCCATCCTAAGCCAAGGGATCGGGAGCACGATGCGTGTTTCCTTAAGTGCCGACCCAGTCGAAGAGGTGAAGGTGGCAAGGGAGCTTCTAAAAGTATTTGGCCTTGCTTCTAACATGGCCACTTTAATTTCCTGCCCTACTTGCGGTCGGATCGAGATTGATTTGATTTCCATCGCCAATGAAGTTGAAGAGTACATCCAGACGGTTAAAGCACCAATCAAGGTATCAGTGCTTGGTTGTGCGGTAAACGGTCCTGGAGAAGCCCGTGAGGCTGATATCGGCATTGCCGGGGCCCGAGGTGAAGGTTTACTGTTTAGAAAAGGTCAAATCGTACGTAAAGTGCCTGAAGAGACGATGGTCGAGGAACTGAAAAAGGAAATTGACAAAATCGCTGAAGAGTACTATGAAAAACAAAGAGCCGAAGCTGCTGCTGCAGCTACACTAAATAAATAAGACAAAAAATCCCGAATTATCATTCGGGATTTTTTTGTTTTATTTGAAAAACCCTTTGATGCTAAAAGAACGGCAGGATGAATATGGCAACGATGATGGAGACTGCACCTATGCCGATGGCCCAAGTACCCAGGTTCGATCCTCGGCTTCTGGCCACTATTCCTACAATGATCCCTGCAATCCCTAAAATGAAAGGCATCATGAATAACGATAAAATGGAGATGATCAATGATATGACACCAATCGCTTTTCCTCTTGATGCCACATCCCCCGAACCATTATCCTCTGCAGGCTCATCATTTCTATATGACCTGATTTTCTGAGGTGGTGTAGAAATCTCGGCAGACGTTTCTTCCTGATACCGGTTATCCATATTGGTTATGGCCCCACGATTCTCATATCGTCTGTCATCTTCAGGTGCATCTTCATTATAATACCGCTCATGATGCTGATCATCCACAACGGATGGTTCATTGCTCTCTTTGGCCAATTGCATTTCATCGTCAATACTGGAGTATTGATCTTTTTCCATTCGCGCATCCCTCACTTTCGTTTGTGAAGCATTTATAGTGTATGTAAAAATTGCAGGAATCATCGTGAAAATGGTTTCATGTCTTGGAAATAAATACGGGTTTTTACCAAAGCTATGAAGGGATATGTTACACTATTACAAGTATTGAAAATGAGGAGAGATTCATCATGAAAAAACGTTTTGGCATCGATATAGACGGGACTGTCACAAGACCTGATTCCATGGTCCCCTTCTTAAATAAAGCTTTTCAGCTGAATTTAGCTTATGAAGACATTACCGAATATGACTTATTCCCTTTCGTGAATGTTCCAAAAGAGGATTTCACTAAATGGTTCATTGAGACCGAGCCACTCATCTATTCCGAATCATTATTGGCTGATGGTGCGAAAGATGTATTGGAAAAATGGACAGAACAAGCCAACCTTTATTTCATCAGTGCCAGGAGCACCCGTCTATTGGATGTAACGAAAAATTGGTTCACGACTAATCAAGTCCTTTATGATCATATAGAACTTGTAGGTTCACACGATAAGATTGCTGCAGCCAAAAAATTCGAAGTCGATCTCTTTTTAGAGGACAAGCACGATAACGCAGTGGCGATTTCTGAAGAGTGTAAAATACCCGTGATTTTATTTAATACCCCCTACAACCAAGATCCCGTGCCTGAAAGGGTGATTCGGGTCAACAATTGGCAAGAAGCCTCAGCCTGGGTGAATAATTGGATGTCAGGGAAGGTGGCAAGTATAAAATAAGAAAAGAAAAAACCATTGACTGGAGGTCAATGGTTTTTATGCTTCCAAAGATACGCTGCATGCGGGACAGCGACCGTAAATTTCAAATTTATGCCCCGAAACATCGTAGTCCTTCAAGCTTTCCTGAAGTTCCTGCATCGGGCACAATTCGATTTCTTTCGTTTTTCCACAATTCAAACAGATGAAGTGGTGATGGTGGGAAGAATGACCGCATGTAAAACGAAAACGCTTTTCCCCTTCCAACTCAGTCGCTTCAAAGATGCCCAGTTCGACAAATAAGGAAAGGTTCCTATAAATCGTATCGAAGCTTAACCCTGGATAATCCTGTTTCATATTCTCCAATACATCTTTGGCCGTTAAATATTTATCACTGGAAGAGAAAAGCTGAAGCATTTCTTCCCTCTTTCCTGTATGCTTAAAACCTTTATCTTTTAAAAGTTGCATGGCAGTAGTTACGTTCAAAATACATCACCCCATCTATCGATTTTTCCACTTATCAAACAAAATTGACAAGATGAGAATTAGTACAGCTATTATTACAATGGTCCCACCAGGAGCGAGGTCAAGGTTGTATGATAAGAATAATCCGCCAATGACAGAAACTTCACCGAATAATACCGAATAACCAATCATCTGCTTAAAGCCCTTCGCAAAGCGGAGACTAGCTGCTACCGGGAGCGTCATGAGCGAAGAAACAAGTAATATGCCAATGATTTTCATGGAAGCCGCAATGACCAATGCGACCATGACAATAAAAATGAAATGAATCGCTTTATAAGGTATTCCAGACGCTTTGGCATGCTCTTCATCAAAAGATAACAGAAATAATTCTTTATACAATAAGGTAAGCATCAAGGCAACGACTAACCCCACTGCCAAAATGACATACAGGTCCGCCCGGCTGACGGCACTGACACTGCCGAATAAATAACCATATAAATCGGTATTGAAACCATCTGCAATGGATATGAAAATGACACTAAGACCCATGCCGCCGGACATTATGATCGGGATTGCAAGCTCTTGGTAATGCTTGTACACCCCTCTTAATTTTTCAATGAATAATGAACCACCTACAGAAAACGCCATTCCAATATAAAGTGGATTCAATCCTGCTAAAGATAGAAAGCTCTTCTGCAGCAATAAACTAAACGCTATACCAGCAAGCGCTACATGACTGAGCGCATCGGAAATCATCGACATCCGCCTTACCACGACAAAAACGCCCACTAATGGCGCAATCGCTCCTATGATGATTCCGGTCAAGAATGCGTTCTGCAAAAATTCAAATTGCAATATCCCCGATATCATTGGGCTATCCTCCAAAACATATTAATGATCATGATTTAAAAATTGGACCCCATGTCCATAAATGGACGAGAGTTCACCTTCATCCAATTCATTATATTCACGGGCATCCCCATGAAAATGAAGTTGTTTATTCAAGCAGGCAACATGTGTGACTTTATCGGTCACAGTACCAACATCATGGGTTACTAAAATCAGGGTTATTCCTAATTTTTTATTCAACATCTCAAGCATTTCATAAAATTGATGGACGTTTTTTGAATCAACGCCAACCGTGGGTTCATCCAATATCATCAATTCCGGTTCGCTGACCAGTGAACGGGCAATGAATACCCTTTGCTGTTGGCCTCCGGACAATTCCCCGATATTACGGTTCTGATATTCAAGCATATCCACGGATTCCAGAGCCTTCTTCACCTTTTGCTTATCCTCTTTGCCTGCAAACTTAAACAAGCCAATTTTTTTGGTCAAACCGCTCTGAACCACTTCAAAAACAGTGGCGGGGAATCCTGAGTTGAAGGAATTCGCCTTTTGGGAAACGAACCCGACCTTTTGCCAATCTCTAAATCGTCGTATGTCTTCCCCGAATATTTCAATTTTGCCCTTTTGAAGCTTGAACAGACCAAGCAGCAACTTCAAAAGCGTTGACTTACCGGACCCATTTGGCCCGACGATAGCTAAGAAGGCCCCTCTGGGAATTTCAAGTGAAACATGTTCCAGCACTAGATCTTTTGTATATTTGTAAGATATATCTTCAAATTTAACTATGGGGTTTACTACATTATCCAAAGAGATCACCTATTTTTTTAAGAATCATTACGATTAACAATCGTTAGTATAAATCAAAGAACTCCAGATGTAAAGAATCCGGTCTTCTTGACAAGTGCCGATACGCCCTGAATCACAAAAAAATGTTATCTGAACCAATTTACCGTAACCAAAACGAAGTTTCATGTTCAAATACGGCTTCCTCCTTCATATGTTTTAACAAAGGAGGAGATCGTTTGAAATTATTTGAAATGATGGTCAATCATAAAATCAACAATATACGCCCCGATGAACTGCTTTCCCTTGCTAAACAGCATAAGGTTGCACTCACTCAAAAACAAGCACAGGATATCACTGCACTGCTAGCCGGTAAAAATATTAACATTTTTGATATACGTCAAAGACAGAACGTACTTGGTCAAATTA
This window encodes:
- a CDS encoding DUF1189 domain-containing protein gives rise to the protein MNIFKQLWVSLYSPKDIASFQNQGIGKTILFVFFISLIAFLPSAFYFGTMVADGIDAMHETVSEDLPPFEIKNGTLTTENDEPFSLNKNGYQIFVDGTGALTPEEVAAKADEAVALLKSDLVFVSGGNVQSSPYSVLEGDNQEISTWLDSVESVLPIILPLLLLILYLFTASGIFIKVTILAAFGLFFKNALGRPLSYRHLWRIGAYSITLATIFFTIMDAFQAIVPFASIISWFVTLMMLYLSIKETSTNKIGN
- the sodA gene encoding superoxide dismutase SodA, which translates into the protein MAFELPQLPYAYDALEPHIDKETMNIHHTKHHNTYVTNLNNALEGNQELLSKSVEEIVANLDAVPEAARTAVRNNGGGHANHTLFWEILSPNGGGQPTGELADAITSKFGSFDSFKEEFAKAATTRFGSGWAWLAVNNGELEVTSTPNQDNPLSEGKTPILGLDVWEHAYYLNYQNRRPEYINSFWNVVNWDEVAKRYSAAK
- a CDS encoding MFS transporter — protein: MGILERWLGEAGGKKDLHLLLFIGGLYSLSIALSNTFVNVYLWKQSGQIVDIAVYNLTVVLFQPLTFVFAGRLAKKVDRIIVLRLGVIFLALFYLSVLLVGTRATDFLWLLGGLLGIGYGFYWLAYNVLTFEITEPETRDFFNGFLGILSSLGGMVGPILSGFIISRLEKFTGYSIVFGLSLLLFSVAVFLSFSLKRRPAHGRYCFLRILQERKNNRNWLLITRAHFFQGIREGTFMFIISITVFIQTDSELALGSYGLLNSAISFVAYFFASRYIKQPMRKKAILIGGILLYAGVLLIAFDITFGKLLIYGAIVATAYPILLVPYISLTYDIIGRAWKAAEMRIEYIVVRELFVHIGRIVSISGFILSVMLFDLKQLLPIYLLIVGAGHTVIYWFVRKIDIIDQD
- a CDS encoding peptidoglycan D,D-transpeptidase FtsI family protein; this translates as MNKKKKKKTHVPFRLNILFFLVFVLFSALILRLGVVQIVYGDDYRREIERTEEVTVNNSVPRGKMYDRNLKLMVDNQPLDAITYTRKQGTKQTEMVETAEKLAKLIDKETNKVTERDKKDFWILKNPKLAEKKITDKERKKVAEGEMEESDLYKLQLDRITLDEMKLSKKDLEVLAIYREFASGYALTPQIVKNKKVTKEEFAKVSENLDSLPGVDVSTDWDRFYTYNKTLKSVLGKVSSSEEGLPSESLNYYLARDYSRNDRVGKSYIEAQYEDILQGQKAKVRNVTDKSGNVVDSEVITEGSRGKDLILTVDMDLQLATEEIIEKQLIAKKKMGNTKFLDRAFVVMMDPDTGEVLTMAGKKYEKDPKTGKSSIEDFALGNITTSYTMGSAVKGATVLTGYQQGAIQPGTYFYDTKLKIKGTPAKGSYSDFGNINDLTALKVSSNVYMFRTAINIAGAHYVPNEPLNISSSAFSTMRNSFAQFGLGVRTGIDLPNEMSGFKGSETSPGKLLDLAIGQYDTYTPMQLVQYVSTIANGGNRMKPHMVKEIRDPVDNNEELGPVAEDVSPTVLNRLDMKEEWIERVQSGFDKVAMEQGGTAYTYFGNKSYTVAAKTGTAEAFYDGPNRMDYSEPQETMNITLVGYAPAKNPEVAFAVVVPWAYQGHSGHSMSKEIGEEIMDTYFELKKERAEKEKENTETSTDLKVENGKDVQKDQAEVRESQENE
- a CDS encoding anti-repressor SinI family protein, whose translation is MKESHIDVQWLLLIIEAKKIGLTPKEIRSFLSTHSNNKDITQPE
- a CDS encoding DUF456 domain-containing protein, whose amino-acid sequence is MDTLFWVIITLMFIMGFVGLIFPIIPSVLFIFGGILLYGLFYSFEPFGWFFWTVQILFVILLFAADYIANMVGVKKYGGTKAGIWGSTIGLLVGPFVIPFVGILIGPFIGAFLAEIIVHKKDPVTASKIGLGSVVGFISSVITKGIIQLLMIGYFIFVVFS